The stretch of DNA gagaagatttttaatctcgtgcttgccaccaatattgtagatattaacatcaactttctacaggtcaaataatcatcttaatcccattttcaacgccaagtttatttttgttttatcgaacctgtaaaaaattagtaaaaacttataattacacaactacttattttttatacaatttattataaaacatataatatttaaacatttaataaaacaaaaactatatatttatattataaaacatttaattaatatacaattttttatctttatcacaccCCCCAActagcttattgctagtccctagcaatttaagcgttaatagcaacacaaaacatattgattaatttaaatagaaatgtaatcagaactatccaagtatttaaattaaatttgaaaactgtcaaagttatatgaagatcattataattataatttatgaaataatctgaactgatcaattcaaaacttattttcaggtagttaaatgtacatggccttcagaaattcctagtaagagtctcaactccatattctcacaggttaataagtgtttcaatttatgggaatgatttctctcatggagttggaatacagataaatgctcaggaaaatggtttacagaatgcagacagacaaacgagccaaactaatcaaaagataggaaatccattgatttaaaatccagttgttcttattatataattttttcctgattttttttacataatggaatcagactaagtttatgcttcttgaccacatatttatttaatttgtacaatgtatttctctatttttgttttcattttttatttgtatttttatgagagataaatgggtcgcagcatgtaacttaaaaattacatagatcttcaacatctttcttttttttcttttttttcaggaaatagcaatttttttttttcaaaataagaacacaagatctaaacaatagatagcctctctgatgatcgataaaggctcgcaagctgttttctcaatcctctccactcactcacaaaatatgtgtgagtttaaaaattttaggcactcttatcaggtatatcttgggccatatactttaataactgattttatcacaatggttaatcattcaaaaagatttcataaatcatatttttatagtgatcaaaatattaaaattgacttttttttttcaaataaaaatttaaacatccttagatagattattacaatttctaatctaaacctttcgaacatgtaatgtatgatatttttgcaaaaattactaagatacaaacaataaacattttttaattttaaaaaaaaatttgaaaatttttttttaaaatttttaagtttgttctccccccaatcagaatatgacattgtccctaatgtcaaaaaaactattaataaagagtacataatgaaagagatatcacctggaattttattgaagataacaaactgaaacaaacgcaaactaatccacgatttttgaatcaatgatccaactttcttttcttactgcttgattgcgaccaattgatattttttatcatcggatcaggttTATGAATAAAAGCTttcaaataatcaaataattggtcggcagtcggagcacagatgagcatccgtcgtgaattttctgaaatgaaattctgttccacagctttataaagaaatgtcaacaaactgtcataataattattgacattcaacaagcccacaggtttattatggatattaagttgtgcccaagaaacagtgtgaaaaatttcttctaatgtaccaaaaccacctggtagtgcgatgaaagcatcagaattttcaatcattttgatgattctttcatacatagaagaaacttttaattcctccccaatcgtaacacctgtaatatttccttcagctaaagctgtatgAATAATATctaaaacctgactacctccaagatgagcagatgttgaaatatatcccattaacccaatattacctcccccatataccaagtgaatttttctcccagccaatatctttcctaGTTTATTCGCTTCTTctacaaataattcattttttccagaactcgacccacaaaatacacaaatatttttcaatgtttgtgcagaggatccaaccatgtttttaatttctttttggtctgcgaaaatagagagaaagatgagagattttataggggtaatatgttatcatgacaaaactatgggtcatagcTGTAAGAAGAATAAACagcaaaaataataatgacacacatgcatataaactgtagtgtgattgtggctcacaattttcctctggttttacgtccagaaacggcttcaacgccttctatgagtcgaggatatgcttcccatccaattttcttataaattggcaaacatggtcttttttagtcggattcccaagactatgacgctcatcttgaaattgtttccataaacggagaagttcaatatgcacatgtccactagaatgcgtctcaagagtcaataagatgttatctaaagactccttactcagtccattcttaataaaatcaattttatcttctctgttatcggaaacacatcccaaagatctgcatcgtttgtcacaagtccatcttgcacacttatgacaaacccccaaccttttggcccttcgtttttcgcataagtgctttttcgtaatccaggcaaatactgAATGAGCCATGATTGTAGAACTTCTCCttctaatcggaccttagcttctattacaagacgaatatcttctagaattcctttttgcattaacaatctcaatctttcacacctacctgcataaatttttcttagaacattttcagtaacagagggaaaatatttacaaatttttgagagattttcatccattttgaaaagaaaaaaaatgattttttttatttttgtatcagcaattgtgggaaactgatttaaccgactatgagagtcacggagtaccgttatccgtcatttaaccgggaaaataaaaacattaaggaaacctgaaataaaaacaaacaaaattaaatgcaacataaaaatttaagaatcagaaagggaaataaactcttcttgaaagatttcattttccaaaaatggtttaagcctttgtccattcactttaaaaacatcaccatttttaggatttttcaatatccacagctccataaggatacacatgcattacaacatatgggcctgtccatcttgatcgtaatttactgggaatatgtgaagtcgagaattataaagaaaaacttttttaccaatctcaaatgattttctaataattgttttatcatgaaatgatttgatttttgctttataaattcttgaattctcatacgcatcatttctgagttcattaagttgcaatttgcgcaatttgttgcaatcatccatgcttgaattaaaagttttgatcgcccaataagctttatgttccaattccacaagcaaatgacaatgttttccgtaaaccaacATAGTCTTTTACTAATTCCAACCACCTCtactgcctcatattcaattctttctgcgaaaataaataactcaaacttttatgatctgtaaaaatttcacatttcTCACCGTATAAATAGTtccgccaaatctttaaggcgaaTACCACAGTCgccaactccaagtcatgcttgggataatttttctcgtattCTATTACCTGACGAGAAGCGTAAGCGATCACTTTCCCACGTTGCATCAACACAACACCTAACCGCTGCTTTGACACATCTGTATAGACAACAAAATCCTTAGTACCACAAGGAAGTACTAACACAGGGGCAGAAGCTAACTTATCTTTCAAAGTTTGGAATGCTTGTTGGCATTCTATGGTCCATTCAAATTTGATAGCCTTTCGTGTCAAGCTCGTCAATGGCAATGCTATTTTTGAGAAATCCGCTATGAATCGTCTGTAATAccctgccaaaccaagaaaacttcgTACCTCTGGAACTGTCTTTGGAATGGACCGTTGTTTAATAGATTCAATCTTGGACGGATCGACTGCTATTCCTTCTTTTGACACGATATGGCCCAAAAACGCCACttgctctaaccagaactcaAATTTCTTTAATTTCGCATGTAATTGATTCTCCCTCAATGTCTGTAACACGATCCTCAAATGCTCCTTATGAAGTTCTCGTGTCTtagaatatatcaaaatgtcatcaataaacacaatcacaaaagcatccaaatacggcttaaaGACACGATccatcaaatccataaacacTGACGGAGCATTAGTTAATCCAAACGACATCACCAAAATTTATTATGGCCATACCTCGTTCTAAAAGCAGTCTTTGGTATGTCCTCCGTTTTTaccttcaattgatgatatccggatcgaAGATTGATTTTTGAAAACACAATGGCTCCTTGTAATttgatcaaaaagatcatcgattcgaggcaaaggatatttatttttaatagtaACCTTGTTGagttctcgataatcaatgcataacCTCAAcgatccatctttctttttcacgaacAAAATCGGAGCTCCCCATGGCGAGGAACTAGGACGGATgaaacctttatctaatagcTCCTGCAATTGAttattcaattctttcatctcagttggagccattctatacggagctttAGAAATTGGGGCTATACCTGGACTtaattcaataacaaactctACCTCTCGATAAGGAGGTAAACAAGGCACATCATCAGCAAATACGTCAGTATATTCCTGAACCACTTCAATATTCTGTAATTGCACATTACTGTCCCTATTCACATCCGATACTAAGGCCAGAAAACTAGTACATCCATTATTCAACAATTTAAAAGCTTGCAAGCATGAAATAATGGGAGTACTTATCGATGAGCCTAGACCGAAAATTTCATTATTCTCATGATCATCAATTAAAAACTCCACAGTCTTTCCCACACAATCAATTACGGCAAGATAAGAAGATTACCAGTCCACACCCAATATAACATCAAAGGCAACCATCGGAATCACAATAAAATCAGCATACAACAATCTCGTACCCATCTGTACCGAACATGCCTTAAGTATACTCGTAGGACAAATCTCATCACCAGAGGGCAACATAATATTGAAAGGTAAATACATAACAGTAGGTTCGCGAGATAAAGAGTGCATAAATACTTCAGACATAAAGGAATGAGtcgcaccagtatcaatcaacgTAAATGCTTCCTTGCCAGATATTAGAATATTACCTGATATGACTGAAGAATCAGGATTGGCACCCTCTTTTGTCATTGTGATAATCCTGCCTTGAACCTTTCCTTTGTCAGAGGAGAGAGGAGACTTTTGTGCTGTATGCCCCATTTCCTTGCATCTATAACATCGTCCACTCCCAACTAAACACTCACCTTTGTGTGGCTTGCCACACTTAGGACATAACGGTCGCTCCGTATCTGAAGAAGGCGTAGAAGGTTTATTGTGTTGCTCcatcttgccttttcctttATAACCACCTCGAGTACTAGCACTTGTCCCTTGCCCTCTAGCTTGAAAAGCTTGCCTTCTTAACTGCCGTTCCTTTTCAATCTCTTGTTCGTCATGCTCGGCAAGTAAGGCTCGCTCAACGATTTCTTGATAAGTGATCGCTTTTGCCATGTGAACATCCCTTCTAATTTCCGGTTTCAACCCACGAAGGAAATGTTCTCCTTTGTCTTTATCATTTTCAGCAATAAACGGGACAAAAACACAGCCttctttgaatttcaaattatacTCTACGACGGACATAGCATCTTGTTTCAACTCAAGAAATTCCTTAACTTTCTTAGCTTTAACTTCTCTTGAAAAGTACTTGGCATAAAATAACTCTTTGAACTCTTCCCATTTTAA from Primulina tabacum isolate GXHZ01 chromosome 3, ASM2559414v2, whole genome shotgun sequence encodes:
- the LOC142538650 gene encoding uncharacterized protein LOC142538650: MPPKRKTKKGDKRTPPTDKTVKVVDEFSKLLKEQVKVCSEKLQQLLSIHHPNQGRGQERGQGRVLKTKGGSYEVFRRMNPPEFTGGADPLVALEWVKSLGAIFDYLKFTDRDRVSCTVFMLVKAARIWREATKVTVIVRELKWEEFKELFYAKYFSREVKAKKVKEFLELKQDAMSVVEYNLKFKEGCVFVPFIAENDKDKGEHFLRGLKPEIRRDVHMAKAITYQEIVERALLAEHDEQEIEKERQLRRQAFQARGQGTSASTRGGYKGKGKMEQHNKPSTPSSDTERPLCPKCGKPHKGECLVGSGRCYRCKEMGHTAQKSPLSSDKGKVQGRIITMTKEGANPDSSVISGNILISGKEAFTLIDTGATHSFMSEVFMHSLSREPTVMYLPFNIMLPSGDEICPTSILKACSVQMGTRLLYADFIVIPMVAFDVILGVDCFLALVSDVNRDSNVQLQNIEVVQEYTDVFADDVPCLPPYREVEFVIELSPGIAPISKAPYRMAPTEMKELNNQLQELLDKGFIRPSSSPWGAPILFVKKKDGSLRLCIDYRELNKTRELHKEHLRIVLQTLRENQLHAKLKKFEFWLEQVAFLGHIVSKEGIAVDPSKIESIKQRSIPKTVPEVRSFLGLAGYYRRFIADFSKIALPLTSLTRKAIKFEWTIECQQAFQTLKDKLASAPVLVLPCGTKDFVVYTDVSKQRLGVVLMQRGKVIAYASRQKELNMRQ